The genomic window ATCCCTCTGCATATTGTTTTTCCCCATCACGAATAAAATCTGACCCATCAATTGTGGCTAACTAAAAAGATCCAGTGATTCCCACAATCCTTAAACTTAATTATTCATAGATAAATTATGAGGCATAGTTGTTGTATTTAGACAATTTCTGtagcacttttattttttttttaggaaaagataccatgctaccgcttcattcaattagaaagtaataaaaaaggaacaaaaagaaatagtaaTACTAATAGGACTAATAAAAACTATTACAGAGAACAGTGAAAGACCCAAAGGTTTCTAAGTGAGCGAATCTCCGCTAGCAGTTGTGTCACGGTGATCTTATGTAAGAAGGCGTTGCATGGCTTTCAGGTAATCTATATACGGCTACGATATATAGTTGACCACATCTTTGCATGGCATTTTCTCCAtttatttgttaatatatatatatatatatatagacctaATTATAAAGTATGTTTTATGTTTCCACGTACGTCAACACGGATTTTCATCTTGCTCTCCCTAATCTGTTGTTGTAAACATCTACGAGTGCATAGTCATATGTCAAATGGGCAAGCTGTCACGCAGTATCATTAACTCTAATGGCTAATTAATGTGAAtgtttcagagagagagagagagagagagagagagagagagagtaaattaAAGATAAGATTTTTGAAAATACAAATCAAGAGCAGATCGATGCAGATTCGCTAATCTAAAGCTATGCAGTTAAAGATATACAATtcgaaacatatatatataaactcaactaaatttatattattttaattaaactgCTAGCCGAATTAATCCCATATATTAATCCCTGACGTTTTAAGTTTTGAAACCACTTAATCTTCACATACTGCCATACTGGATAAAAGATGGGCTGTCCATAGCTAAATTGGTGGTCTAAATCCatgctatatatgtatgttcTACGTTAAATGAcctggttatatatatatatatacacgagcTATTACTCATTTTCCAAGCCATCCTTCACAAGTCAACTTaaccaataaataaattaataaaaatgctttaatattagaaaaaacGACTAACTCGCACAAATcctgatattaaaaaataatttggacGACGCAGCTCAATCTCAAAGGCTATTACTTTGTCCTGATTGAGAcaaaaacaattaattttttggaCAAGTTGGAGTTCTTCTAGTTTATTATAGTTGGAACTGTCAATTGTAGGGAGTTGTCTCCAGCTAATCAAAGTTCTTTGTTCCGTATGCTACTGCCACACGAAatctggcggcggcggcggcggcggtggcggcggaggaggaggaggagataaaCAAAGCTACAGGCAGTGTCGAGAGGATGGACCTCTCTCTGGAAATTCAACCGGGAAGTCCAAGATCATCCCCAGCCCAAGGCCTAAAGGCTGACCGAAAAGCCTAAGAATCAAAGAGCTTCTGAGTTTACATAATAAAAGGTtcttaaggcttcgtttggttcggatataaacaaaaattagttataccggggataggtatAAGTATGGATTTTCGTAAaaacaagaatatttttttgtttggatgaaaatgtgagtataaggtggaatagttggtagttataaatagaaaataataatattacccctataattgaattaaaattttttaactgaaaattttaaattaaaaattttaacttttacattttaaattttgaaattaaatttaaaattttaattttcaaaattttaatttaaatatctaattttaaatttaagaccaaatttaaatttgaaagatataaaatatcaaatttaaaatttaaaaactaaaaatatcatatttaaaattttaaaatttaaaaatatcaaatttaaaatttaaactttaaaatttataatttaaaattataaattttaaattttaaaaataaaaatctctctctctctctctctcgtaccGTGGGGTGGAACAAGTTGTTGTTCCACCCCTaggtgggaacacttgttcccactCTATACCCGATTGTATCGGATaggtgggaacaagtgttcccagCCCTCAATTTTTTCGTTTGGGTACAAGAGTGGGGATAATCCTTTTATCCCccctcttatatatccaatccgAACGGGGTGTAAAAGACCAATGAATGATAGGAGTGTGAATAGGTATTTTAGGTATGTTTGtgattaattaatcaattcaacaagattataaattaaaagtgtgttaataaagaaaaaagaaattagtttAAGAGGTCAATTCAAAATAGCGTGGCGTAATAAAGGGACGTACGTACGGCCTGGGTACATTTTTACcagtaatttatttatatagaaaaagAGTTCTAGTATAAAACTtgacattgaaaaaaaaaaaaaaagaaaaagaaaaagaaaagaagaactaAGAAATTTAAGCTAATGTGCTTTTAGAAGACACAAGTCATATATTTATCATAACATGAATCATTAACTATGACACTCTTAATTTCCAAATTTAAGATACAAACAAAAGAATTAATAcacatactatttttttcttttgtttttgttttttttttttttcctgtgcgCACTTGCCGTGCATATTGAAGATCTAATAAATCCAAACAACCTTACAAATAAACAATCTTCACACAGGAATGAATACGCNAGATTCGCTAATCTAAAGCTGTGCAGTTAAAGATATACAATTCGAAACATATATAAACTCaactaaatttatattattttaattaaactgCTAGCCGAATTAATCCCATATATTAATCCCTGACGTTTTAAGTTTTGAAACCACTTAATCTTCACATACTGGATAAAAGATGGGCGGTCCATAGCTAAATTGGTGGTCTAAATCCatgctatatatgtatgttcTATGTTAAATGAcctggttatatatatatatacacgagcTATTACTCATTTTCCAAGCCATCCTTCACAAGTCAACTTaaccaataaataaattaataaaaatgctttaatattagaaaaaacGACTAACTCGCACAAATcctgatattaaaaaataatttggacGACGCAGCTCAATCTCAAAGGCTATTACTTTGTCCTGATTGAGAcaaaaacaattaattttttggaCAAGTTGGAGTTCTTCTAGTTTATTATAGTTGGAACTGTCAATTGTAGGGAGTTGTCTCCAGCTAATCAAAGTTCTTTGTTCCGTATGCTACTGCCACACGAAatctggcggcggcggcggcggcggcggcggcggcggaggagataaACAAAGCTGCAGGCGGTGTCGAGAGGATGGACCTCTCTCTCGAAATTCAACCGCAAAGTCCACGATCATCCCCAGCCCAAGGCCTAAAGGCTGACCGAAAAGCCTAAGAATCAAAGAGCTTCTGAGCTTACATAATAAAAGGTTCTTAagacttcgtttggttcggatataaacaaaaattagttatatcggggataggtacaagtatagATTTTCGTAGaaacaagaatatttttttatttggatgaaaatatgagtataaggtagaatagttggtagttataaatagaaaataatgatattacctctataattgaatttaaatttttaaactgaaaattttaaattaaaaattttaacttttacattttaaattttgaaattaaatttaaaattttaattttcaaaattttaatttaaatatctaattttaaatttaagaccaaatttaaatttgaaagatttaaataaaatatcaaatttaaaatttaaactttaaaatttataatttaaaattataaattataaattttaaaaattaaaatttaaaataaaaatctctctctctctttctctctatctctctctctctcgtaccGTGGGGTGGAACAAGTTGTTTCACCCCtgggtgggaacacttgttcccaccctatACCGGGTTGTATCGGATAGGTGGAAACAAATGTTCCCAGCCTCCAATTTTTTCGTTTGGGTACAAAAAGGGGGATAACCCatttatcccccctcttgtatcCAATCCAAACGGGGTGTAAAAGACCAATGAATGATAGGAGTGTGAATGGGTATTTTAGGTATGTTTGtgattaattaatcaattcaacaagattataaattaaaagtgtgttaataaagaaaaaagaaataagttgAAGAGGTCAATTCAAAATGGCGTGGCGTAATAAAGGGACGTACGGCCTGGGTACATTTTTGCcagtaatttatttatatagaaaaagAGTTCTAGTATAAAACTtgacattgaaaaaaaaaaaaaaaaagaaaagaaaaagaaaagaagaactaAGAAATTTAAGCTAATGTGCTTTTAGAAGACACAAGTCATATATTTATCATAACATGAATCATTAACTATGACACTTAATTTCCAAATTTAAGATACAAACAAAAGAATTAATAcacatactatttttttcttttgtttttctttttttttttttcctgtgcgCACTTGCCGTGCATATTGAAGATCTAATAAATCCAAACAACCTTACAAATAAACAATCTTCACACAGGAATGAATACGCATGCCACAATTTATTCctaattaacaaattaataattgcactatatatatatatatatatatatatatatatatatctatacttgACAACTATACGTATGTATTCTCAGGAGATCTTTAATCTCCTACATTGTACTCTTGAAGATGATCTAGAGGTTCTTCATTCGGCTTGCTAGTTAAGACATCAACACCGTNCCTCCTAAAAGGTGCCACAACTACAGAATTGATCGTTCGGCTTACTTCTTGGAGATCTAGTAGAAGTTCTGATGTTACATCCTCTAATTTCTAGAGGACTCGTATGTATGTATATCAacagttcatatatatatatatatatatatatatatatatatatatatatatatggcggCGGCGGAATAGTCGCGTCGGGAGTCGGCCCGTTCTCCACCTCGAACACCATCGCCAACCCGATTGTCAAGTGCGGGTCCAGGTGACAGTGCATGATCCAAACGCCTGCATCACAGATCACACTCCTTAGTTAGTGAATCGATCGATCAATCACAAGACTCAAAGATTAGCTAGCATTAATTTCCTTCTCATGAAATTAACCTCGATCCTAATTAATCTAACTCTTACGTCAAATATTTGACCGATCGAACTAGTTATTTTTCGAGTCTGTTCTGCTTTGCTGTCGGCTTTGATCTTTTACGTACCTGGATTATCTGCGGTGAACCGAATGACTGCCCATCCACCGGTCGGTACGGCGATCGTGTTCCTCTTCTGAGGGTCTACGAGGTTGAAACACTCCCTCGCCTTGGCGTTATCGTAATTTCCGAACCCCTGCGCTAGCACGTAGAAGTCGTACCCATGAAGATGCATTGGGTGGCTCTCCGCAGCCAGTATCGCTGTGTTCTGCAACACCATCTCCACGGTAGAATTATACTTCAACTTCTTCGCCTTCGTCCCCTTCTGAGTGAACAGAAGCGGCGCCAAAGCATTGTCGGAGTTTACTGCGGGATTCGTGAAGTCGAAGAACACGGGCGGCTTGTCGGGGAAGTCCCTTGTGTAAATGCCCTTCACGTTGTTAAAGTGCGCCTCGAGCAACGACATCTCGGTCGGAAACGCGAATGATACGTTATTCATGCTCGCCGCTACTGCACCCTGTGTTCTGTTGCAGAGCAGTTGACCCGGTTGACACGTGGTGCGGCCGAGGCCAAAGGTGACGAACATGCTGGTGTCGACGTGCAAGGGTACGGTGGGCCGGCCCGGTCTGAGTAGACTGGTTAGGTTGGAGTAGAACCGGTGGGCGGTCGCAGTGTCGTTGAAGGGCGGCATGAGGGGCATCGTCGGTCGGGACGATGCCGGGGCAGAAGCGTATTCGACGACGCCTCTGGTGGTCGTGTTGTCAAAAGGTGGGGGCGGAAAGCTTATGCTGTTGTACTGTCGGGAGGCCATGTAGTATTTCGCCGGGGGTGCTTCGGCGGCCATGAGGGCGTCGACGGTCTGGCCCGGCGCAATCACGATGACGTCGGTCTTATAGGGATTCGTGTAGCTGGCGTCAACTGCCACGACAGTGAAGGAGTGGCCGGCGACTTTGAAGAAGAGTTGGTTATTGAGCGCAGCGTTGATGATCCGGAGCATGTAGGTCTTTCCGGCCTCCACTTGAAGTTTATAGATTTCTGTAGATGGGCGAGAAATTAAGAATgtgttaattagttaattaggt from Ananas comosus cultivar F153 linkage group 23, ASM154086v1, whole genome shotgun sequence includes these protein-coding regions:
- the LOC109728324 gene encoding laccase-25-like, which gives rise to MRSLLILVLALAFAGLLADAAIIERTFHVGNLTIRRLCQTRVITAVNGRLPGPKLDVHEGDTVVVHVINDSPYDMTIHWHGVFQRLTPWSDGPNMITQCPIQPGNSYTYRFNVTGQEGTLWWHAHVSFLRATVYGALIIRPRGGAKSYPFPKPDKEATILLGEWWNDNIVDVDNRAFLTGQGPSISDAFTINGKPGDLYNCSNDEIYKLQVEAGKTYMLRIINAALNNQLFFKVAGHSFTVVAVDASYTNPYKTDVIVIAPGQTVDALMAAEAPPAKYYMASRQYNSISFPPPPFDNTTTRGVVEYASAPASSRPTMPLMPPFNDTATAHRFYSNLTSLLRPGRPTVPLHVDTSMFVTFGLGRTTCQPGQLLCNRTQGAVAASMNNVSFAFPTEMSLLEAHFNNVKGIYTRDFPDKPPVFFDFTNPAVNSDNALAPLLFTQKGTKAKKLKYNSTVEMVLQNTAILAAESHPMHLHGYDFYVLAQGFGNYDNAKARECFNLVDPQKRNTIAVPTGGWAVIRFTADNPGVWIMHCHLDPHLTIGLAMVFEVENGPTPDATIPPPLFGQPLGLGLGMIVDFAVEFRERGPSSRHRLQLCLSPPPPPPPPPPPPDFVWQ